One window from the genome of Pseudobdellovibrionaceae bacterium encodes:
- a CDS encoding acetyl-CoA carboxylase biotin carboxyl carrier protein subunit, translated as MYFEAKINDESAYKVIVEENRSAWVVKYCKIETQKDGTLVPDQEEIWVERVFDRRYFTVAKDGHISLLMDNVSYILDTVKYGTDYEVYTRGSHRTVSIVNDEILLRESIRGRGGIGAQGNLKAGMPGKIVNILVKEGDRVNPDDPLLIMEAMKMENEMRASKEAIVDRIFVKVGDNVETGAQLISFKDVPK; from the coding sequence ATGTATTTCGAAGCAAAAATAAACGATGAATCTGCATACAAAGTCATTGTAGAAGAGAACCGTTCCGCTTGGGTTGTTAAATATTGTAAAATTGAAACTCAAAAAGACGGAACTCTCGTTCCTGATCAAGAAGAGATATGGGTAGAACGAGTCTTTGATCGACGCTACTTTACTGTAGCTAAAGACGGGCACATCAGTCTGCTTATGGACAATGTCTCCTACATTCTTGATACTGTAAAATACGGAACCGATTATGAGGTCTACACTCGTGGTTCGCACCGAACAGTTTCTATTGTGAACGATGAGATTCTTTTAAGAGAAAGCATCCGTGGTCGCGGTGGAATTGGTGCACAAGGAAACTTAAAAGCAGGTATGCCAGGAAAGATCGTTAATATTCTTGTCAAAGAAGGTGATCGTGTAAATCCTGATGATCCACTTTTGATTATGGAAGCCATGAAAATGGAAAACGAAATGCGCGCCTCCAAAGAAGCGATCGTGGATAGAATTTTTGTTAAAGTTGGCGACAATGTGGAGACTGGGGCGCAGCTGATTTCTTTCAAAGACGTTCCAAAATAA
- a CDS encoding branched-chain amino acid aminotransferase — MKTESTPQNTIPIHITKSKTLKEKPSEDNLGFGKHFTDHMFLAKYHNDKGWYSAEITPVKNLELHPAASVLHYGQALFEGMKAFRQKDGSVSLFRTQFNWERMCIGAERLCLQAPPLELFQDAIKALVKIDQDWVPQTRGCSLYIRPTLIGVEPFLGVRPSQEYLFFVLLSPAGNYFGDKVSPVKIWVEDEFLRAAPGGLGHTKAAANYAGSLKAAQKAKQNGFSQVLWLDVTRKFVEEVGTMNVFFVIDDRVITPELDGTILGGGVRDAAIQLLKHKGYKVSEQKVSIEELRHAQQTGRLKEAFGTGTAAIISPIGELRAREWDIAFTQDFENSLASELYNDLIEIQSGQSDDIFSWMEPLK, encoded by the coding sequence ATGAAGACGGAATCTACTCCTCAAAATACAATTCCTATTCATATCACCAAAAGCAAAACCCTTAAGGAGAAGCCCTCTGAAGATAACTTGGGTTTTGGTAAGCATTTTACAGATCACATGTTTCTAGCAAAATATCATAACGACAAAGGGTGGTACTCTGCTGAGATCACTCCCGTAAAAAATCTTGAGCTTCACCCCGCCGCCTCTGTTCTTCATTATGGGCAAGCTTTGTTTGAAGGCATGAAGGCCTTTCGCCAAAAAGACGGAAGCGTGTCACTTTTTAGGACTCAATTCAATTGGGAAAGAATGTGTATAGGAGCAGAACGACTTTGTCTGCAAGCTCCACCCCTAGAGCTTTTCCAAGACGCGATCAAAGCACTTGTGAAAATAGATCAGGATTGGGTTCCTCAGACCAGGGGATGCTCTTTATACATTCGCCCCACGCTTATAGGCGTAGAGCCCTTTCTCGGTGTACGCCCTTCGCAAGAGTATCTTTTCTTTGTTCTTCTTTCTCCTGCTGGCAATTACTTTGGCGACAAAGTGTCTCCTGTAAAAATTTGGGTTGAAGATGAATTTTTACGAGCAGCCCCAGGTGGATTGGGCCACACCAAAGCGGCGGCAAACTATGCAGGCAGTCTGAAAGCCGCACAGAAAGCCAAACAGAATGGATTTTCACAAGTTCTATGGTTAGACGTCACCAGAAAATTTGTTGAAGAGGTAGGAACCATGAACGTCTTCTTTGTGATTGATGACCGAGTGATCACCCCTGAACTTGATGGCACCATTCTTGGCGGCGGCGTAAGAGACGCTGCCATTCAGCTCCTCAAACACAAAGGGTATAAGGTCTCTGAGCAGAAGGTCAGCATTGAAGAACTCAGACATGCACAACAAACAGGTCGACTGAAAGAGGCCTTCGGTACTGGTACTGCCGCTATTATTAGTCCTATTGGTGAGCTTCGAGCCCGCGAGTGGGACATTGCCTTTACACAAGACTTTGAAAATAGTTTGGCCTCTGAGCTTTACAATGACCTGATCGAAATTCAATCGGGTCAAAGTGACGACATCTTTAGTTGGATGGAACCTCTAAAATAA
- the mscL gene encoding large conductance mechanosensitive channel protein MscL, protein MGILKEFKEFAVRGNVIDMAVGIIIGTAFTGIVKSLVDGVIMPPLGLLLGGVDFSQLFINLSETEYSTLAEAAAAGAPVLQYGAFIQTVVDFTIVAIAVFMMVKAINSLKKKEEAAPAAPAATPEDIILLREIRDSLKK, encoded by the coding sequence GTGGGCATTCTAAAAGAGTTTAAAGAATTTGCGGTTCGTGGAAATGTGATTGATATGGCTGTCGGTATTATTATAGGTACTGCATTTACGGGCATTGTGAAATCACTTGTTGATGGTGTGATTATGCCACCATTAGGACTATTACTCGGTGGAGTGGACTTTTCACAACTCTTCATAAATTTATCTGAGACAGAATATTCTACTCTAGCTGAAGCCGCAGCGGCGGGTGCGCCAGTATTGCAGTACGGTGCTTTTATTCAAACTGTGGTAGACTTTACGATTGTAGCGATTGCGGTATTTATGATGGTCAAAGCCATTAACTCTTTAAAGAAAAAAGAAGAAGCGGCTCCAGCTGCACCTGCTGCGACACCAGAAGACATTATCCTGTTAAGAGAAATTCGCGACAGCTTAAAGAAATAA
- the accC gene encoding acetyl-CoA carboxylase biotin carboxylase subunit, producing MFKKILIANRGEIAIRITRACRELGIETVCIYSEADRNSLHVLLADEAYEIGPAPSAESYLRIDKIIDVAQKSGAEAVHPGYGFLSESKAFAEALRKAGITFIGATPENIDAMGDKLGARELMKKADVPVVPGSGAIQNVAEAEAAAKEIGYPVMIKASAGGGGKGIRVVHEPKELASAFRAAQSEGKNYFNDDTVFIERFIQNPKHIEIQVFGDTHGNVVHLYDRECSIQRRHQKIIEESPSISVPDDVRKRMGEVAVNAAKSINYVGAGTIEFIFDNTTKEFFFMEMNTRLQVEHPVTEEVTGLDLVKEQIRVAHGLPLSMKQEDIRQKGHSIELRLCAEDPSTFLPSAGKIVRCRIPEGPFIRFDGYIYSGADISIYYDPMIAKLIVWGPTREQCIERLKRALAEFAVAGIKTNVILHKNILDHEKFLNGSYTTQFVDKELIPSASKTFFKFVDDEIFLIAAAITAYKESKGRRIIDLKQGKKWRISARMKSMMRRY from the coding sequence ATGTTTAAAAAAATACTCATTGCAAACCGAGGCGAGATTGCTATCCGAATCACTCGTGCCTGTCGTGAATTAGGAATTGAAACGGTATGTATCTATAGCGAGGCCGACAGAAATAGCTTACACGTTCTGCTTGCTGATGAAGCTTATGAAATTGGTCCTGCACCAAGTGCGGAATCTTATTTGCGTATAGATAAAATCATTGATGTAGCTCAAAAATCTGGGGCTGAAGCCGTTCACCCTGGGTACGGATTTTTAAGTGAATCCAAGGCTTTTGCTGAAGCTCTTCGTAAAGCAGGCATCACTTTTATCGGGGCCACACCTGAAAACATTGATGCTATGGGAGACAAACTGGGCGCGCGTGAGCTGATGAAAAAGGCCGACGTGCCTGTTGTTCCTGGCAGTGGTGCTATACAAAACGTGGCTGAAGCTGAAGCCGCGGCCAAAGAAATTGGGTACCCCGTTATGATCAAAGCCTCTGCAGGTGGCGGTGGAAAAGGGATTCGTGTGGTGCACGAACCTAAAGAATTAGCCAGTGCTTTTAGGGCGGCTCAGTCAGAAGGAAAAAACTACTTTAACGATGACACCGTTTTTATCGAAAGATTCATTCAAAACCCCAAACACATTGAAATTCAAGTCTTTGGGGACACCCACGGAAACGTAGTTCACTTGTATGATCGCGAATGTTCCATTCAAAGACGACACCAAAAGATCATTGAAGAATCCCCAAGTATTTCTGTTCCTGATGATGTTCGTAAACGCATGGGCGAAGTGGCTGTGAATGCCGCTAAGTCCATCAACTATGTTGGTGCTGGAACTATCGAATTTATTTTTGATAACACCACAAAAGAATTTTTCTTTATGGAAATGAACACACGTTTGCAGGTTGAACATCCCGTCACCGAAGAAGTGACTGGTTTAGACCTTGTCAAAGAACAGATTCGTGTCGCTCACGGTCTTCCACTGAGTATGAAACAAGAGGACATTCGTCAGAAGGGTCATTCTATTGAACTGAGACTGTGCGCTGAGGACCCTAGCACGTTCTTACCTAGTGCAGGCAAAATTGTTCGTTGCCGTATTCCAGAAGGTCCTTTTATCCGCTTTGATGGTTATATTTATTCGGGGGCCGACATCTCTATCTATTACGATCCGATGATTGCCAAACTTATCGTTTGGGGTCCTACGCGCGAACAGTGTATTGAAAGACTTAAGCGTGCTCTGGCTGAATTTGCTGTTGCAGGTATTAAGACCAACGTCATTCTACATAAAAACATTTTAGATCATGAGAAGTTTTTAAATGGCAGCTACACCACACAGTTTGTCGATAAAGAACTGATCCCTTCTGCCTCTAAAACATTTTTTAAATTTGTGGATGACGAAATCTTTCTCATTGCTGCGGCCATCACTGCCTATAAAGAAAGTAAAGGTCGTCGAATCATTGATCTTAAACAAGGTAAAAAGTGGCGCATCAGTGCACGCATGAAGAGCATGATGAGGAGATATTAA
- a CDS encoding acyl-CoA carboxylase subunit beta: protein METTPMSELNKRNQNALAGGGDDRVAKHKQGGRLTARERLDVLLDPGSFVELDRFVTHRCTNFGMEKSHQPGDGIITGYGRISGRLVYVYSQDFTVYGGSMSRTTANKICKIMDLAAQNGAPVIGLNDSGGARIQEGVEALGGYGDIFLRNTRYSGVVPQISAIMGPCAGGAVYSPALTDFIFMVKDSSYMFVTGPDVIKTVTHEEVTKEDLGGASTHNTKSGVAHFAAENDKHLLLLIRELISFIPSNNMDDAPRALTSDRTDREIPELVKLIPDSAKKPYDMKELIRKVVDDEYFFEVQPHYAENIVVGFSRLNGRSVGIIANQPQVLAGCLNIEASRKAARFIRFCDAFNIPLINFVDVPGFLPGTEQEWNAIITHGAKLVYAYSEATVPKITLITRKAYGGAYIVMASKHIGADINLAYPNAEIAVMGAEGAVNIIFRREITGASDPETTKQNIIKEYESKFSNPYVAAELGYIDEVIEPELTRVRLIESLEMLVNKSGSNPSKKHGSIPL from the coding sequence ATGGAAACAACTCCCATGTCCGAATTAAATAAAAGAAATCAAAATGCCCTCGCAGGTGGTGGTGACGATCGTGTCGCCAAGCACAAGCAAGGCGGGCGTCTGACAGCCAGGGAGCGTTTAGATGTCTTGCTTGACCCAGGGTCTTTTGTTGAACTTGATCGTTTTGTGACTCACAGATGCACAAACTTTGGAATGGAAAAAAGCCACCAACCTGGCGATGGAATCATCACAGGATATGGACGCATCAGTGGCCGACTGGTCTATGTGTATTCACAAGACTTCACCGTTTACGGTGGAAGTATGAGCCGCACGACTGCAAATAAAATCTGTAAGATCATGGACCTTGCCGCCCAAAACGGGGCTCCTGTTATTGGTCTGAATGATTCTGGTGGTGCCCGCATTCAAGAAGGCGTTGAAGCCCTTGGCGGATATGGAGATATCTTTTTAAGAAACACGAGATACTCTGGTGTGGTTCCACAAATTTCTGCCATCATGGGTCCGTGTGCGGGTGGTGCAGTGTACAGTCCTGCACTTACGGATTTCATCTTTATGGTTAAAGACTCAAGTTATATGTTTGTAACGGGTCCTGATGTAATTAAAACTGTAACTCATGAAGAAGTAACCAAAGAAGACCTTGGTGGGGCAAGCACACATAACACCAAATCTGGTGTTGCACATTTTGCCGCAGAGAACGACAAACACCTTTTACTGTTAATTCGCGAGCTGATTTCCTTTATCCCCAGTAACAATATGGACGATGCTCCCCGTGCGCTGACTTCTGATCGCACGGATCGCGAAATTCCTGAGTTAGTTAAACTTATTCCTGACAGTGCAAAAAAACCTTACGACATGAAAGAGCTGATCCGTAAGGTTGTTGATGACGAATACTTCTTTGAAGTCCAACCCCATTATGCAGAAAATATCGTCGTGGGCTTTAGTCGTCTTAATGGCCGAAGTGTGGGTATTATTGCCAACCAACCTCAAGTGCTTGCAGGATGTTTAAATATTGAGGCCAGCCGAAAAGCTGCACGCTTTATCCGTTTTTGTGATGCCTTTAACATTCCTTTGATTAACTTTGTTGATGTCCCTGGGTTTTTACCTGGTACCGAACAAGAATGGAATGCCATCATCACTCATGGTGCAAAATTAGTTTATGCGTATTCTGAAGCCACAGTGCCTAAGATCACACTGATCACACGCAAGGCCTATGGTGGTGCTTATATCGTTATGGCATCTAAACATATTGGTGCCGATATCAATTTGGCTTACCCCAATGCTGAGATTGCTGTGATGGGCGCTGAGGGTGCAGTAAATATCATTTTCCGCCGTGAGATTACAGGGGCTTCTGATCCTGAAACCACAAAGCAAAACATCATTAAAGAATATGAATCTAAATTTAGTAATCCTTATGTCGCGGCAGAATTAGGTTATATTGACGAAGTGATTGAACCTGAACTTACACGCGTACGTCTTATTGAATCTTTAGAAATGCTTGTGAATAAATCAGGGTCTAATCCAAGCAAAAAACACGGAAGCATTCCGCTTTAA
- a CDS encoding cation:proton antiporter, producing MHSSAPVHDLALVQDLALILVAAAVVTILFSRLKQPIVLGYLIAGFLVGPHFNWLPTVKGTENISIWAEIGVIFMLFGLGLEFSFKKLGQVGKSASMSALSEVVFMIALGYSVGQLLGWSQMDSLFMGAVLSVSSTTIIVKAFEELGLKGKNFVTLTFGVLIVEDLISILLLVFLSSIAITQSLSGSELLFTSSKFAFFLALWFLLGIYLLPTLLTKIRSYLSNETILVVAIGLCFMMVFIATEVGFSAALGAFVMGSLFAETQEGHRIEKIILPVKDLFSAVFFVSVGMLIDPAILVEHFWVIILLTLITIFGKLVSSGFGALVSGRSLKTSIQAGMSLAQIGEFSFLIAMLGKSLNVTSDFIYPITIAVSAVTTFTTPYTIKFSEPLSDWVEGRLPKRVQVALKRYEAIMSTSSNDTSFLKVIWKSYGVLILMNLVLVIAATLLSSKILYPYLHSLNMSFIEPVNLWLCLLTLVMVGPFLWAIVLRQPKDLSQYGPEMVDKLNKLQVGFFIVRLTVGGILIAFIVSNFTSLATIPGFVLLGFVVAAALLSKFSEPLYKKIEARFLSNLTEHERIALAKKAKTPDLAPWNIELSAFELSPHSPLITKTLQNSKLKENYGVTVTMIERGSTKIIAPLGNEILLPYDKLSLIGTEEQLSNAVKEIEYRPETVSTEDYKSYGLTSLILHDEDQFVGKTIRDSGIREVANGLIVGLERDGTRILSPNPSTTLQAEDLIWLVGDLTKIKTLRKTVHTPQ from the coding sequence ATGCACTCTTCCGCACCCGTACACGACCTGGCACTGGTTCAAGATTTGGCACTTATACTTGTGGCCGCAGCTGTTGTAACCATCTTATTCAGCCGCCTCAAGCAACCCATCGTTCTCGGTTATTTGATTGCTGGCTTTTTAGTAGGTCCACACTTTAATTGGCTTCCTACCGTTAAGGGCACTGAGAACATTTCAATTTGGGCCGAGATCGGCGTTATTTTTATGCTTTTTGGGCTTGGATTGGAGTTTAGTTTTAAAAAGCTGGGACAGGTGGGAAAGAGCGCATCCATGTCTGCGCTCTCTGAAGTGGTCTTTATGATAGCCTTAGGATACAGTGTGGGGCAATTGCTCGGGTGGAGCCAAATGGACAGCTTATTTATGGGAGCGGTCTTATCTGTATCTTCCACAACCATCATTGTGAAGGCTTTTGAAGAACTGGGTCTCAAAGGCAAGAACTTTGTCACTCTCACTTTTGGCGTGCTCATTGTTGAAGATTTAATATCCATTCTACTTTTAGTCTTCCTGTCCTCCATTGCCATCACGCAATCACTATCTGGATCAGAACTTCTTTTCACCTCTAGTAAATTCGCTTTCTTTTTAGCTCTCTGGTTTTTACTTGGTATTTATCTGCTCCCTACACTTCTAACAAAAATCCGCAGCTACCTCTCCAATGAAACCATTCTTGTCGTAGCCATTGGCTTGTGTTTTATGATGGTTTTCATTGCAACAGAAGTGGGTTTCTCGGCAGCTCTTGGAGCCTTTGTTATGGGTTCTCTGTTTGCGGAAACCCAAGAAGGTCATCGCATTGAAAAGATCATCTTACCCGTAAAAGATCTTTTTTCGGCGGTCTTTTTTGTTTCTGTCGGAATGCTTATTGATCCTGCCATACTGGTTGAGCACTTTTGGGTGATCATTTTACTTACACTCATCACCATTTTTGGAAAATTAGTCAGCTCTGGTTTTGGGGCTTTAGTTTCTGGTAGAAGTTTGAAAACTTCCATTCAAGCAGGCATGAGTCTTGCGCAAATCGGGGAATTTTCGTTTTTGATCGCCATGCTCGGTAAATCATTAAATGTTACAAGTGATTTTATTTATCCTATTACCATTGCTGTATCTGCTGTCACAACTTTCACTACACCCTACACCATTAAATTTTCAGAACCTTTGTCTGATTGGGTAGAGGGTCGCCTACCCAAAAGAGTCCAAGTGGCTTTGAAAAGGTACGAAGCCATTATGTCCACCTCAAGCAATGACACTAGTTTTTTAAAAGTCATTTGGAAGTCTTATGGCGTTTTGATTTTAATGAATCTCGTGCTTGTGATTGCTGCAACTTTGTTGAGCAGCAAAATTCTTTATCCTTATTTGCACAGCCTTAATATGAGTTTTATTGAACCCGTAAATTTATGGTTATGTTTGTTGACACTTGTGATGGTGGGACCCTTCTTATGGGCGATTGTGCTTCGCCAACCCAAAGATTTAAGTCAATACGGCCCAGAAATGGTGGATAAACTGAATAAACTTCAGGTTGGATTTTTTATCGTCAGACTGACAGTTGGTGGCATTCTGATTGCTTTTATAGTTTCCAACTTTACATCCCTTGCCACCATTCCTGGTTTTGTGCTGCTAGGTTTTGTGGTCGCAGCGGCCTTGCTGAGTAAATTTTCTGAACCTCTCTATAAAAAGATTGAAGCCCGATTCCTGTCTAATTTGACTGAGCACGAACGTATTGCTTTGGCTAAAAAAGCAAAAACACCTGATTTGGCACCTTGGAACATCGAACTTTCAGCATTTGAACTTTCACCTCATTCACCACTGATCACCAAGACTTTGCAAAATTCAAAACTTAAAGAAAATTATGGTGTTACAGTGACGATGATTGAACGAGGCTCAACAAAGATCATTGCCCCTCTGGGTAACGAGATTCTTCTCCCCTATGACAAGCTTTCTCTCATCGGAACTGAAGAGCAACTTAGCAATGCCGTAAAAGAGATTGAATATCGTCCAGAAACTGTATCTACCGAAGATTACAAGAGCTATGGCCTGACCTCACTGATCTTACACGATGAAGATCAATTTGTAGGTAAAACCATTCGTGATTCAGGTATTCGTGAAGTCGCCAATGGACTGATTGTGGGCCTTGAGCGCGATGGCACGCGCATCCTAAGCCCTAACCCTTCTACAACATTACAGGCCGAAGACCTTATATGGTTGGTTGGGGATCTTACTAAAATTAAAACTCTAAGAAAAACTGTTCACACTCCCCAATAA
- a CDS encoding 6-phosphofructokinase yields MKVGILTSGGDAPGMNAAIRACVRSLIEFGHTPVGIKRGYQGLIDQDFTEMNLRSVANIIHRGGTILKTSRYEDFRKSSVRKQGVKNLQTARIDRLIVIGGNGSYLGAKALYDEHGVISCGIPGTIDNDVSGTDETIGFDTALNTAIEAIDKIRDTANSHERLFLVEVMGRDCDDLPLAVSLACGAEYPLIYKSANDLKKVHQKIQQGLKKGKKSSIIVVAENSKVDAIELLKKSLKNEQLDFRSCILGHIQRGGAPMAKDRILASRMGYVASEHIGQIKKFSCVISDSIDIHVKSYDECLKIKRHSLESYRTLNEILAK; encoded by the coding sequence ATGAAGGTCGGAATTTTAACAAGTGGTGGTGATGCTCCAGGAATGAACGCCGCAATACGGGCTTGTGTAAGATCGTTGATCGAATTTGGACACACACCTGTTGGAATTAAAAGAGGGTATCAGGGCCTTATTGATCAAGATTTCACAGAGATGAACCTAAGATCAGTGGCCAATATCATTCACAGAGGGGGTACCATTTTAAAGACGTCTAGGTACGAAGACTTTAGAAAGTCATCTGTGAGAAAACAAGGCGTTAAAAATTTGCAGACCGCACGTATTGATCGCCTTATTGTGATCGGTGGGAACGGAAGTTATTTGGGAGCTAAAGCCTTATACGATGAACATGGTGTGATTTCATGTGGAATTCCTGGAACGATTGATAACGATGTTAGCGGCACAGACGAAACCATTGGTTTTGATACGGCCTTAAATACAGCTATTGAAGCCATTGATAAAATCAGAGACACAGCCAATTCACATGAAAGGCTATTCTTAGTCGAAGTTATGGGAAGGGATTGTGATGATTTACCTTTAGCTGTTTCACTAGCGTGTGGGGCAGAGTATCCTTTGATCTATAAATCTGCCAATGACCTTAAAAAAGTGCATCAAAAGATTCAGCAAGGTTTAAAGAAAGGAAAAAAATCAAGCATCATTGTAGTGGCTGAAAATTCAAAAGTGGATGCCATTGAACTTTTAAAAAAATCACTTAAAAATGAACAGTTGGATTTTCGCTCCTGCATACTTGGTCACATCCAGCGTGGGGGTGCCCCAATGGCCAAAGACAGGATTCTTGCAAGCCGTATGGGATACGTAGCTTCTGAACACATTGGTCAAATTAAAAAATTCAGTTGTGTGATTTCAGACAGCATAGATATACACGTTAAATCTTACGATGAATGTTTAAAAATAAAACGTCATAGCCTAGAATCATATAGAACCTTAAACGAAATTCTGGCTAAGTAA
- a CDS encoding DUF502 domain-containing protein, giving the protein MKLWFNFFLKGLLVVAPISISVYCIVLIVVFVEKLIQQGISKLFVIDFQFPGLGILFAIILITVIGMVMHTLVAQKLYGLLQQVIAKLPVLKTIYFAIEDFMGFFADQSSESTNKKVVLVDLAEDLVVIGIITNENPEHVVHEAVSGKIAVYLPMSYQIGGYTIFVDKSKLRETDLSVEDGMKLSMTAWMKKTP; this is encoded by the coding sequence ATGAAACTGTGGTTTAATTTTTTCTTAAAAGGACTTTTGGTCGTTGCACCCATCAGTATCAGTGTGTACTGCATTGTTCTGATCGTTGTTTTTGTGGAAAAGCTGATCCAGCAAGGTATCTCTAAACTCTTTGTTATAGATTTTCAATTTCCAGGCCTTGGGATTCTGTTTGCGATCATCTTGATCACGGTCATTGGCATGGTGATGCACACTCTTGTGGCGCAAAAGCTCTATGGGCTTTTGCAGCAGGTCATCGCCAAGCTTCCAGTGCTAAAGACCATCTATTTTGCCATAGAAGATTTTATGGGATTCTTTGCAGATCAATCCTCAGAATCTACAAATAAAAAAGTGGTCCTAGTGGATCTAGCTGAAGACTTAGTTGTCATTGGGATCATCACTAACGAAAATCCAGAACATGTAGTGCATGAGGCAGTATCAGGAAAAATTGCTGTCTATTTACCTATGAGTTATCAAATTGGTGGATACACGATCTTTGTCGATAAATCCAAATTGCGAGAAACAGACTTGAGCGTTGAGGATGGAATGAAATTGTCAATGACAGCTTGGATGAAGAAAACCCCTTAG